A DNA window from Xanthomonas campestris pv. campestris str. ATCC 33913 contains the following coding sequences:
- a CDS encoding UdgX family uracil-DNA binding protein (This protein belongs to the uracil DNA glycosylase superfamily, members of which act in excision repair of DNA. However, it belongs more specifically to UdgX branch, whose founding member was found to bind uracil in DNA (where it does not belong), without cleaving it, appears to promote DNA repair by a pathway involving RecA, rather than base excision.) translates to MPAHRIPSAPTTPLAKPVDTVPSGTLTALRAQAQDCRRCDLWKPATQVVFGAGPARAPLMIIGEQPGDQEDQQGRPFVGPAGQLLGTLMADAGLDPAMAYVTNTVKHFKFVPRGKRRLHQRATAGEQAACRPWLAAELLRVRPRIVLALGAMAAQTLFGNAFRLTTERGQWRALDGRTTALASWHPSAILRMREPDRTATRALLREDLAQVAAALDNLR, encoded by the coding sequence ATGCCTGCGCACCGCATCCCTTCTGCGCCCACCACTCCATTGGCCAAACCGGTGGACACCGTGCCCAGCGGCACCTTGACCGCGCTGCGAGCGCAGGCACAGGACTGCCGTCGCTGCGATCTCTGGAAGCCGGCCACTCAGGTTGTATTTGGCGCCGGCCCTGCCCGCGCGCCGTTGATGATCATTGGCGAACAGCCCGGGGACCAGGAAGACCAGCAGGGCCGCCCGTTCGTGGGCCCGGCCGGCCAGTTGCTGGGCACGCTGATGGCCGACGCGGGCCTGGATCCGGCGATGGCCTACGTCACCAACACGGTCAAGCATTTCAAGTTCGTCCCGCGCGGCAAACGCCGGCTGCATCAGCGCGCCACTGCCGGCGAACAGGCCGCGTGCCGGCCATGGTTGGCCGCCGAACTGTTGCGGGTACGCCCACGCATTGTGCTGGCGCTGGGCGCGATGGCGGCGCAAACCCTGTTCGGTAACGCGTTTCGATTGACCACCGAACGCGGGCAATGGCGCGCGCTGGATGGCCGCACCACTGCGCTGGCAAGCTGGCACCCGTCCGCCATCCTGCGCATGCGTGAGCCCGATCGCACCGCCACGCGCGCGCTGCTGCGAGAGGATCTGGCCCAGGTCGCGGCCGCACTGGATAACCTCCGATGA
- a CDS encoding YifB family Mg chelatase-like AAA ATPase: MSLALVHSRARVGVHAPEVRVEVHLSGGLPSTQIVGLPEAAVRESRERVRAALLCAQFEFPARRITINLAPADLPKDGGRFDLPIALGILAASGQIDRQALADYEFLGELALTGELRGIDGVLPAALAAAQAGRRLIVPLANGAEAAIAGHVQAFTARTLLEVCAALNGTQPPPPAELAIVALGARALPDMADVRGQPHARRALEIAAAGGHHLLLVGSPGCGKTLLASRLPSLLPDASEAEALETAAITSISGRGLDLARWRQRPYRAPHHTASAVALVGGGTHPRPGEISLAHNGVLFLDELPEWQRQTLEVLREPLESGVVTISRAARSMDFPARFQLVAAMNPCPCGWAGDASGRCRCSGDAIRRYRSRISGPLLDRIDLHVDVPRLPPQALRSGATGEDSASVRARVAAARERQQVRAQVPNARLDQAATDRHCRLGNDDQLLLERAIEHLQLSARSMHRILRVSRTIADLDDSADIATRHLTEAIGYRKLDRALDTSSAA, encoded by the coding sequence ATGAGTCTGGCGCTGGTGCACAGCCGTGCCCGCGTGGGAGTGCACGCGCCTGAAGTCCGGGTGGAAGTGCATCTCTCCGGCGGCCTGCCTTCCACCCAGATCGTGGGCCTGCCCGAGGCCGCGGTGCGCGAGTCACGCGAACGGGTCCGTGCCGCCTTGCTGTGCGCACAGTTCGAATTCCCCGCACGCCGCATCACCATCAACCTGGCGCCGGCGGATCTGCCCAAGGACGGCGGCCGCTTCGACCTGCCGATCGCGCTCGGCATCCTTGCGGCCAGCGGGCAGATCGACCGCCAGGCCCTGGCCGACTACGAATTCCTCGGCGAGCTGGCCCTCACCGGCGAGCTGCGCGGCATCGATGGGGTGCTGCCTGCGGCCCTGGCCGCCGCGCAGGCCGGGCGGCGCCTGATCGTGCCGCTGGCCAACGGCGCCGAGGCGGCCATCGCCGGACATGTGCAGGCCTTTACCGCGCGCACCTTGCTGGAAGTGTGCGCCGCACTTAACGGCACCCAGCCGCCACCGCCCGCCGAACTGGCGATCGTGGCGCTCGGCGCCCGCGCGCTACCGGACATGGCCGACGTGCGCGGGCAACCGCATGCGCGCCGGGCGCTGGAGATCGCCGCGGCCGGCGGCCATCACCTGTTGCTGGTCGGCAGCCCTGGCTGCGGCAAGACCTTGCTGGCCTCGCGCCTGCCCAGTCTGTTGCCGGACGCCAGCGAGGCCGAGGCGCTGGAAACCGCCGCCATCACCTCCATCAGCGGACGCGGCCTGGACCTGGCGCGCTGGCGGCAACGTCCTTATCGCGCCCCGCACCATACCGCCAGCGCGGTGGCGCTGGTGGGCGGTGGCACCCATCCGCGCCCGGGTGAGATCTCATTGGCGCACAACGGGGTACTGTTCCTGGACGAGCTACCCGAATGGCAGCGGCAGACCCTGGAAGTGCTGCGCGAGCCACTGGAGTCCGGCGTGGTCACCATCTCGCGGGCCGCGCGCAGCATGGACTTCCCGGCGCGGTTCCAGTTGGTCGCCGCAATGAATCCCTGCCCGTGCGGCTGGGCCGGCGACGCCAGCGGGCGATGCCGCTGCAGTGGTGACGCCATCCGCCGGTATCGCAGCCGCATCTCCGGGCCGCTGCTGGATCGCATCGACCTGCACGTCGACGTGCCGCGCCTGCCGCCGCAGGCACTGCGCAGCGGTGCGACCGGCGAGGACAGTGCCAGCGTGCGTGCACGCGTTGCCGCCGCACGCGAACGCCAGCAGGTACGTGCGCAGGTGCCCAATGCCCGGCTGGACCAGGCCGCCACCGACCGCCACTGCCGGTTGGGCAATGACGATCAGCTGCTGCTGGAACGCGCCATCGAACATCTGCAGCTGTCCGCACGGTCGATGCACCGCATCCTGCGCGTTTCGCGCACCATCGCCGATCTCGACGACAGCGCCGACATCGCCACCCGTCACCTCACCGAAGCCATCGGCTACCGCAAACTCGACCGTGCCCTTGATACCTCCAGCGCCGCATGA
- a CDS encoding P-II family nitrogen regulator: protein MLRARHSWDLPPMKMIMAIVKPFKLDDVREALAGCGVAGITVTEVKGFGRQKGHTELYRGAEYVVDFLPKVKLEVAVTDDQAEQVVEAIVKAAGTGKIGDGKVFVYDLGSVVRIRTGELDGDAL, encoded by the coding sequence ATGCTGCGCGCCCGTCATTCCTGGGACTTGCCCCCGATGAAAATGATCATGGCCATCGTCAAACCGTTCAAGCTGGACGATGTGCGCGAAGCACTCGCCGGCTGCGGCGTCGCGGGCATCACGGTGACCGAGGTCAAGGGATTCGGGCGCCAGAAGGGCCACACCGAGCTGTATCGCGGCGCCGAATACGTGGTCGACTTCCTGCCCAAGGTGAAACTCGAAGTGGCGGTGACCGACGACCAGGCCGAGCAGGTGGTGGAAGCCATCGTCAAGGCGGCCGGCACCGGCAAGATCGGCGACGGCAAGGTGTTCGTCTACGACCTGGGCAGCGTGGTGCGCATCCGCACCGGCGAACTGGACGGCGACGCGCTGTAA
- the fabR gene encoding HTH-type transcriptional repressor FabR, which translates to MTSIALPSHDAPPSRKPAISREDLIAAALSLIGPHRSLSTLSLREVAREAGIAPNSFYRQFRDMDELAVALIDLAGRSLRTIIGQARRRATSTDRSVIRVSVETFMEQLRADDKLLHVLLREGAVGSDAFKQAVERELSYFEDELRVDLIRLAAADGATLHAPALVSKAITRLVFAMGATAMDLPPEKDPELVEQISQMLRMILTGARTLGSHGH; encoded by the coding sequence ATGACCTCCATCGCCCTGCCATCCCACGACGCGCCGCCGTCACGCAAGCCGGCGATTTCACGCGAGGACCTGATCGCCGCGGCGTTGTCATTGATTGGCCCGCACCGCAGCCTGTCCACGCTGAGCCTGCGCGAAGTGGCCCGTGAGGCCGGCATCGCGCCGAACAGCTTCTACCGCCAGTTCCGCGACATGGACGAGCTCGCCGTGGCGCTGATCGATCTGGCCGGGCGCTCGCTGCGCACCATCATCGGCCAGGCACGGCGGCGGGCGACCTCCACCGACCGCAGCGTGATCCGGGTGTCGGTGGAAACCTTCATGGAACAGCTGCGCGCCGACGACAAGCTGCTGCATGTGCTGCTGCGCGAGGGTGCGGTGGGCTCGGATGCCTTCAAGCAGGCGGTGGAACGCGAGCTCAGCTATTTCGAAGACGAGCTGCGCGTGGACCTGATCCGCCTGGCCGCTGCCGATGGCGCCACGCTGCATGCGCCGGCGCTGGTCTCCAAGGCGATCACCCGGCTGGTGTTTGCGATGGGCGCCACGGCGATGGACCTGCCGCCGGAGAAAGATCCCGAGCTGGTCGAACAGATCTCGCAGATGCTGCGCATGATCCTCACCGGCGCACGCACGCTGGGCTCGCACGGCCACTGA
- the ubiK gene encoding ubiquinone biosynthesis accessory factor UbiK: MIDFNQLDDLARRLSDLVPPGLRQSREELQSTFKGALQAGLGKLDLVTREEFDVQRAVLLRTREKLDALEQTVAALEARSGNAPPTSPTP, translated from the coding sequence ATGATCGATTTCAATCAACTCGACGACCTTGCCCGCCGCCTCAGCGACCTGGTGCCGCCGGGCCTGCGCCAGTCGCGCGAAGAACTGCAGAGCACCTTCAAGGGCGCGCTGCAGGCTGGCCTGGGCAAGCTGGACCTGGTCACCCGCGAAGAGTTCGATGTGCAGCGCGCGGTGCTGCTGCGCACACGCGAAAAACTCGACGCGCTGGAGCAGACGGTCGCGGCGCTGGAAGCGCGCAGCGGCAACGCGCCGCCCACCTCTCCAACCCCCTGA
- a CDS encoding RIO1 family regulatory kinase/ATPase has product MHYQALDTASLTLATPVLLKQGTRLLEPTVYRIHLDGQLAVVKDYSRYRRTLLAPIARLMVRHEANMLRRLQGWKHAPALLGTLGGLALGMEFIPGDTLSASAVVGQEVFQQLQHALRRLHAVGITHNDLHGTNVVVSAGVPVLIDFTSAWRFPRWLRRSTLSRQLQRSDVANFQKMRRRLVGIAPSDAEAALTAEPGWVRGVRNGWKRLYRWLKGGAA; this is encoded by the coding sequence ATGCACTACCAAGCGCTGGATACCGCCAGCCTGACCCTCGCCACCCCCGTGCTGCTCAAGCAAGGCACCCGCCTGCTCGAGCCCACCGTCTACCGCATCCATCTGGATGGGCAGCTGGCGGTGGTCAAGGACTACAGCCGCTACCGGCGCACCCTGCTGGCGCCGATCGCGCGGCTGATGGTGCGCCACGAGGCCAACATGCTGCGGCGCCTGCAGGGCTGGAAGCATGCACCGGCCTTGCTCGGCACCTTGGGCGGCCTGGCGCTGGGCATGGAGTTCATTCCCGGCGACACGCTCAGCGCCAGCGCGGTGGTGGGGCAGGAAGTCTTCCAGCAGCTGCAGCACGCCTTGCGCCGCCTGCATGCGGTGGGCATCACCCATAACGACCTGCATGGCACCAACGTGGTGGTCAGCGCCGGAGTGCCGGTGCTGATCGATTTCACCTCGGCGTGGCGGTTCCCGCGCTGGTTACGCCGCAGCACGCTGTCGCGGCAGCTGCAGCGCAGCGATGTGGCGAACTTCCAGAAGATGCGTCGGCGCCTGGTCGGCATCGCGCCCAGCGACGCCGAAGCCGCGCTCACCGCCGAACCAGGCTGGGTGCGCGGCGTGCGTAACGGCTGGAAGCGGCTGTATCGGTGGCTGAAGGGTGGCGCTGCCTGA
- a CDS encoding EAL domain-containing protein has protein sequence MKRHRIISVTVLLALLCAALPTGVSYYLAWRLALTREQAELSRLAELSIRRTDTAFDEAHGALLSMAASTLPSCSPAHLAQMRALVLSSHHIVELGHFQQGQLRCTSWGTLDAAVPQTPADFTVARGIAVTTRLLTLASPQHPVMALHLGDYNVLINPSTLTDINVPPGLQLAIGTPAGQILSSTGTAAEQLLQGQALAATSHAAPASEVLSGRARRGDWVAVVTEPAAYLRGPLAALRLQLLPVGILVALLLVGAVVWVSRRRLSPLARLEIAVQRGEFVVHYQPIIALDSGDCVGAEALVRWQQPGGALVPPDDFIPLAEHSGLILPITDLVVAEVIRDLGPMLAADRSLHVAINVSAGDIKSGRVQSVLADALAGTGVDSGQLWVEATERSLMDIDAARTTIMHLRGAGHTVSIDDFGTGYSSLQYLQGLPLDALKIDKSFVDTIGTHSATSAVTSHIIEMAKTLQLRTIAEGVERQEQLDYLRAHGVDLAQGWLFSRALPAAGFIAYRNALRRTG, from the coding sequence GTGAAGCGGCACCGCATCATCAGCGTCACCGTGCTGCTTGCCCTGCTGTGTGCGGCGCTTCCCACCGGCGTGTCGTATTACCTGGCGTGGCGGTTGGCGCTCACGCGCGAGCAGGCCGAGTTGAGCCGGCTGGCCGAATTGTCGATCCGCCGCACCGACACCGCCTTCGACGAGGCGCATGGCGCGCTGCTGAGCATGGCCGCATCGACGCTGCCCTCCTGTTCGCCCGCGCACCTGGCGCAGATGCGCGCGCTGGTGCTGAGCAGCCACCACATCGTTGAACTCGGCCATTTCCAGCAAGGTCAGCTGCGCTGCACCTCGTGGGGCACGCTGGACGCGGCAGTGCCACAGACGCCTGCGGACTTCACGGTCGCGCGCGGGATCGCCGTAACCACCCGCCTGCTCACGCTGGCCAGCCCGCAGCACCCGGTGATGGCCCTGCACCTGGGCGACTACAACGTCCTGATCAACCCCTCCACGCTCACCGACATCAATGTTCCGCCCGGCCTGCAGTTGGCGATCGGCACGCCGGCCGGGCAGATCCTCAGCAGCACCGGCACCGCCGCCGAACAGTTGCTGCAGGGGCAGGCGCTGGCGGCCACCTCGCATGCCGCACCGGCCTCGGAAGTGCTGTCCGGGCGGGCGCGGCGCGGCGATTGGGTGGCCGTGGTCACCGAGCCGGCCGCCTATCTGCGCGGGCCGCTGGCGGCCTTGCGCCTGCAGCTGCTGCCGGTCGGCATCCTGGTGGCGCTGTTGCTGGTGGGCGCGGTGGTGTGGGTGTCGCGGCGGCGCCTGTCCCCGCTGGCGCGGCTGGAGATCGCCGTGCAGCGTGGCGAGTTCGTGGTGCACTACCAACCGATCATCGCGCTGGACAGCGGCGACTGCGTGGGCGCCGAAGCCCTGGTGCGCTGGCAGCAGCCCGGCGGCGCGCTGGTGCCGCCGGATGACTTCATCCCGTTGGCCGAGCACAGTGGGTTGATCCTGCCGATCACCGACCTGGTGGTGGCCGAAGTCATCCGCGACCTCGGCCCGATGCTGGCGGCCGACCGCTCCCTGCACGTGGCCATCAATGTCTCGGCCGGCGATATCAAGAGCGGCCGCGTGCAGAGCGTGCTGGCCGATGCATTGGCCGGCACCGGCGTGGACAGCGGGCAACTGTGGGTAGAAGCGACCGAGCGCAGCCTCATGGATATCGATGCGGCGCGCACCACGATCATGCATCTGCGCGGCGCCGGCCACACCGTGTCCATCGACGACTTCGGCACCGGCTATTCGAGCCTGCAATACCTGCAGGGGTTGCCGCTGGACGCGTTGAAGATCGACAAATCCTTCGTGGACACCATCGGCACGCACTCGGCCACCAGCGCGGTGACCTCGCACATCATCGAAATGGCCAAGACCCTGCAGTTGCGCACCATCGCCGAAGGCGTGGAGCGGCAGGAGCAACTGGATTATCTGCGCGCCCACGGCGTGGACCTGGCGCAGGGCTGGCTGTTCTCGCGCGCCTTGCCGGCTGCGGGGTTCATCGCCTATCGCAATGCGCTGCGGCGGACTGGCTGA
- a CDS encoding lipocalin family protein: protein MSRHPDLSTVASLDLSRYLGTWYEIARLPIRFEDADCTDVSAHYSLDADGGIRVQNRCFTAKGELEEAVGQARAIDETGARLEVTFLPEGLRWIPFTKGDYWVMRIDSDYTAALVGSPDRKYLWLLARLPQLDENIAQTYLAHAREQGFDLAPLIHTPHTGRLTEQPLP from the coding sequence ATGAGCCGACATCCCGACCTGTCCACCGTCGCATCATTGGACCTGAGCCGTTATCTCGGCACCTGGTACGAGATCGCCCGCCTGCCGATCCGTTTCGAGGATGCCGATTGCACCGATGTATCTGCGCATTATTCGCTGGACGCCGACGGCGGCATCCGCGTGCAGAACCGCTGCTTCACCGCCAAGGGCGAGCTCGAGGAAGCGGTTGGGCAGGCACGCGCGATCGATGAAACGGGCGCACGCCTTGAAGTCACCTTTTTGCCGGAAGGCTTGCGCTGGATTCCCTTCACCAAAGGCGACTACTGGGTGATGCGCATCGATAGCGACTACACCGCTGCGCTGGTTGGCAGCCCGGATCGCAAATACCTGTGGCTGCTGGCGCGCTTGCCGCAGCTGGACGAAAACATCGCGCAGACCTATCTGGCCCATGCACGCGAGCAGGGCTTCGATCTGGCGCCGCTGATCCACACCCCGCATACGGGGCGGCTGACCGAGCAGCCGCTCCCGTAG
- a CDS encoding fatty acid desaturase family protein, whose protein sequence is MSRVHNRALSAAELQSFGDELDAVRARVLTQVGAADARYIRRIVAAVRWTGVAGRALLFLGAFVHSVLIPAWIVGVVLLTLSKILENMELGHNVMHGQYDWMGDPQLNGNTYEWDIVATGDNWRKTHNFKHHTYTNVRGMDDDIGYGLLRIFPEQRWRPFYLLQPFIAVVFALLFEWGVAIQDLRLGRWFAGKMKAAELRASFLPVGRKMGRQMLKDYIVFPLLAGPFFLTVLLGNLAANMLRSIWTFVIIFCGHFTADAEVFPKESIRNESRGHWYLRQLRGSSNLTGGKLMNVLSGNLSHQIEHHFYPDLPANRYAQIAVEVKQICARYGQHYNTGSLPRQFGQVMWRIVRHAFPSRPAPVRQSDGALQRA, encoded by the coding sequence ATGAGCCGAGTCCATAACCGCGCCCTGTCCGCCGCCGAATTGCAGTCCTTCGGCGACGAGCTCGATGCCGTCCGTGCCCGCGTGCTGACCCAGGTCGGCGCCGCCGACGCGCGCTACATCCGCCGCATCGTCGCGGCCGTGCGCTGGACCGGCGTGGCCGGCCGGGCGCTGCTGTTCCTGGGCGCCTTCGTACACAGCGTGTTGATCCCGGCGTGGATCGTCGGCGTGGTGCTGCTGACCCTGTCCAAGATCCTGGAGAACATGGAGTTGGGCCACAACGTCATGCACGGCCAGTACGACTGGATGGGCGACCCGCAGCTCAACGGCAACACCTACGAGTGGGACATCGTTGCCACCGGCGACAACTGGCGCAAGACCCACAACTTCAAGCACCACACCTATACCAACGTGCGTGGCATGGATGACGACATCGGCTACGGCCTGTTGCGCATCTTCCCCGAGCAGCGCTGGCGCCCGTTCTACCTGCTGCAGCCGTTCATCGCGGTGGTGTTCGCGCTGCTGTTCGAATGGGGCGTGGCGATCCAGGACCTGCGCCTGGGCCGCTGGTTCGCCGGCAAGATGAAGGCCGCCGAATTGCGCGCGTCGTTCCTGCCGGTCGGCCGCAAGATGGGCCGCCAGATGCTCAAGGACTACATCGTGTTTCCGTTGCTGGCCGGCCCGTTCTTCCTGACCGTGCTGCTGGGCAACCTGGCCGCGAACATGCTGCGCAGCATCTGGACCTTCGTGATCATCTTCTGCGGCCACTTCACCGCCGATGCGGAAGTGTTCCCGAAAGAATCGATCCGCAACGAGTCGCGTGGTCACTGGTATCTGCGTCAGCTGCGTGGTTCGTCCAACCTTACCGGCGGCAAGCTGATGAATGTGCTGTCGGGCAACTTGAGCCATCAAATCGAACACCACTTCTATCCCGACCTGCCGGCCAATCGCTATGCGCAGATCGCGGTCGAAGTGAAGCAGATCTGCGCGCGCTACGGCCAGCACTACAACACCGGCTCGCTGCCGCGTCAGTTCGGCCAGGTGATGTGGCGGATCGTGCGGCACGCCTTCCCGAGCCGCCCGGCACCGGTACGCCAGAGCGACGGCGCACTGCAACGCGCCTGA
- a CDS encoding ferredoxin reductase has protein sequence MNSAPARMPKSPLPTRLARRLVSPQLFDFWATRINPLWTLERPMARLVARTPASRDAVTLLFQPNGHWQGLQAGQHVSIGVEIDGRRLLRSYSPTVLADGRLAITVKAITGGLVSTYLAGEAPLGAVVSLDPAFGDMLLPTTPAPLLLLAAGSGITPMRALLQAAAAAGMPMDVDLLYWVRQRDEACFLDEFEALAAAHPRLRAQLLTTREGAAPAPRIDSFPLEQVTALQDRHVMACGPGGFVQAARARLQDRVARFQAEAFSVPVLDDGEAGQVQVQLSRSGRTLTLSRGQSLLEGLEAQGLRPKHGCRMGICNSCACARQSGTTRHLLTGERSSEPTAQVRLCISAASTDLILDL, from the coding sequence ATGAACTCGGCTCCTGCTCGCATGCCCAAGTCCCCGCTGCCCACGCGCCTGGCGCGCCGGCTGGTGTCGCCCCAGCTGTTCGACTTCTGGGCGACCCGGATCAACCCGTTGTGGACCCTGGAGCGCCCGATGGCGCGGCTGGTCGCACGCACGCCAGCCAGCCGGGATGCAGTGACCTTGCTGTTCCAGCCCAATGGGCATTGGCAGGGCCTGCAGGCCGGCCAGCACGTCAGCATCGGCGTGGAAATCGACGGCCGCCGCCTGCTGCGCAGCTACAGCCCCACGGTGCTGGCCGACGGCCGCCTGGCGATCACCGTCAAGGCGATCACCGGCGGGCTGGTCAGCACGTATCTGGCCGGTGAGGCGCCGCTGGGTGCGGTGGTCTCGCTGGATCCGGCCTTCGGCGACATGCTGCTGCCCACAACGCCCGCACCTCTGTTGCTGTTGGCAGCTGGCAGCGGCATCACGCCGATGCGCGCGCTGCTGCAGGCCGCCGCTGCGGCAGGCATGCCGATGGACGTGGACCTGCTGTATTGGGTGCGCCAGCGCGACGAGGCCTGCTTTCTGGACGAATTCGAAGCGCTGGCGGCCGCGCATCCACGCCTGCGCGCGCAACTGCTCACCACCCGCGAAGGCGCCGCACCTGCGCCGCGGATCGACAGCTTCCCGCTGGAGCAGGTCACCGCCCTGCAGGACCGGCATGTGATGGCCTGCGGGCCGGGCGGTTTCGTGCAGGCCGCGCGCGCGCGCTTGCAGGACCGTGTTGCCCGATTCCAGGCCGAAGCCTTCAGCGTGCCGGTACTGGACGACGGCGAAGCCGGCCAAGTGCAGGTCCAGCTGTCACGCAGCGGCCGTACGCTGACCCTTTCGCGCGGCCAGTCGCTGCTGGAAGGGCTGGAAGCCCAGGGCCTGCGTCCCAAACACGGCTGCCGCATGGGCATCTGCAACAGCTGCGCGTGTGCGCGCCAGTCCGGCACCACGCGGCACCTGCTGACCGGCGAGCGCAGCAGCGAACCCACCGCACAGGTACGCCTGTGCATCAGCGCCGCCAGCACCGACCTGATCCTGGATCTGTAA
- a CDS encoding slipin family protein, which yields MFWTKKVVIGDGDRGLVYRDRRFARLLMPGVYRLFDPLHRLTITLHAVGNGAPVGAEAERLIEALGPQLETHCVLADIGAHQVGLLLRNGVLDGVLPPGSRTLYWRGATPVSVQVLPLSDGLQVPTDVQRRLRQLGTLSKVASCVEVPADSVGLVSVDGTLAPPLPPGAYAFWNFQNTVVTEVVDLRVQSVEVSGQELLTRDKVSLRVNLAASMRITDAVAMRTRVAKAGDLLYRELQYGLRRAVASKTLDELLGDKASLDADIVAHVRSSVHGFGIEVLGVGVKDVILPGEMRAILNAVVQAEKQAQANVIRRREEANATRSLLNTAKLIEESSVLMRLKELEALEKVTEKIDTLTVFGGLDGVLKQLVTLR from the coding sequence ATGTTCTGGACCAAGAAGGTCGTGATCGGTGACGGCGACCGCGGCCTGGTGTATCGCGACCGGCGCTTTGCGCGCCTGCTCATGCCCGGCGTTTATCGCCTGTTCGACCCGTTGCATCGCCTGACCATCACGCTGCATGCGGTGGGCAATGGCGCCCCGGTAGGGGCCGAGGCCGAGCGGCTGATCGAGGCGCTGGGCCCGCAGCTGGAGACGCACTGCGTGCTCGCCGACATCGGTGCGCACCAGGTCGGCCTGCTGCTGCGCAACGGCGTCCTCGACGGCGTACTGCCGCCGGGTTCGCGCACGCTGTACTGGCGTGGGGCCACCCCCGTGTCCGTGCAGGTGCTGCCGCTCAGCGATGGGCTGCAGGTGCCAACGGATGTGCAGCGCCGGCTGCGCCAGCTCGGCACACTGTCGAAGGTGGCGAGCTGCGTTGAGGTGCCGGCCGATTCGGTCGGCCTGGTCTCGGTGGATGGCACGCTCGCACCACCGCTGCCACCCGGGGCGTATGCGTTCTGGAATTTCCAGAACACCGTGGTGACCGAAGTGGTCGACCTGCGCGTGCAATCGGTCGAAGTCTCCGGCCAGGAGCTGCTGACCCGCGACAAGGTGTCGTTGCGGGTCAACCTGGCTGCCAGCATGCGCATCACCGATGCGGTGGCCATGCGCACCCGCGTGGCCAAGGCCGGTGATTTGCTGTATCGCGAACTGCAATACGGGCTGCGCCGTGCGGTGGCCAGCAAGACGCTGGACGAGTTGCTGGGCGACAAGGCATCGCTGGACGCCGACATCGTGGCGCATGTGCGTAGCAGCGTGCACGGCTTCGGCATCGAAGTGCTGGGCGTGGGCGTCAAGGACGTGATCCTGCCCGGCGAGATGCGCGCCATCCTCAATGCCGTGGTGCAGGCAGAGAAGCAGGCGCAAGCCAATGTGATCCGCCGGCGCGAAGAAGCCAATGCCACGCGTTCACTGCTCAACACTGCAAAGTTGATCGAGGAAAGCAGCGTGCTGATGCGGTTGAAGGAACTGGAGGCCTTGGAAAAGGTCACCGAAAAGATCGACACGCTCACCGTGTTCGGCGGCCTGGATGGCGTGCTGAAGCAGCTGGTGACGCTGCGCTGA